The proteins below come from a single Paracholeplasma manati genomic window:
- a CDS encoding PucR family transcriptional regulator, with translation MYKGYLLVSPVEQLNLDELTTIQSLFSDMLINPKQYVENDKLVVLVREPSDLVYEELINTINTDLFQSLSLYESSFFESESALKEDMQKKMLSLKFDRPYLNDKILFYDRILGSIDEQSKKMILKQFYEDEEFLHSMKIFIEKNQNTSEAAKALYLHRNTLINRLDKFYRVTGFDLKKFEDAAIIYLLIKEN, from the coding sequence ATGTACAAAGGCTACCTTTTGGTCAGTCCAGTCGAACAATTGAATCTTGATGAATTGACGACCATTCAGTCGCTTTTTTCTGATATGTTGATTAATCCAAAACAATATGTCGAAAATGATAAACTCGTCGTTTTGGTGAGAGAACCCAGTGACTTGGTTTATGAAGAATTGATCAATACCATCAATACCGATTTATTCCAAAGTTTATCTTTGTATGAATCGTCATTCTTTGAATCTGAATCTGCTTTGAAAGAGGATATGCAAAAGAAGATGTTGTCATTAAAATTTGACCGTCCATACTTAAACGACAAGATTCTATTTTATGATCGTATCCTAGGTTCAATCGATGAGCAATCGAAAAAGATGATTTTAAAACAGTTTTATGAGGATGAAGAATTCTTACACTCGATGAAGATTTTCATTGAAAAGAACCAAAATACATCTGAGGCTGCGAAAGCCTTGTATCTCCACCGTAACACATTGATTAACCGTTTAGATAAGTTCTATCGAGTTACTGGATTTGATTTGAAGAAGTTTGAAGACGCAGCGATTATATATTTGTTGATTAAGGAGAACTAG
- a CDS encoding S66 family peptidase — translation MKYPQFIKPNGTIGLFASSFGANTEPYKSRLESAIQQLKSLGYQIVSEGDIFGYYQGASASKEARAAAFMTLYKNPKVDFLWSVGGGEWLMEMLPYIDFEDLKKYPPKYVMGYSDNTHLTMLMNTLLDTASIYGQHTTEFGMNPMDESLKQALEVISGERLTQSSFPLYEGKGAEQPDPLGGYVLSEPTRWVNLRGESEIRLAGRFIGGCLDVFISHLGTPLDHISSFIEQYKDEGIVWFMEACDLNLFGLKRALWQLKQAGWFKYTKGFIFGRHLNASPVIDLDQYQTTLDILGDLNVPIIMDADFGHIPPTFTLISGAFVEIESKDGKGTIKTIIK, via the coding sequence ATGAAATACCCACAATTTATAAAACCCAATGGTACCATTGGCTTATTCGCGAGCAGCTTTGGTGCGAATACAGAACCGTATAAAAGCAGACTAGAATCGGCCATCCAACAGTTAAAATCTCTAGGCTATCAAATTGTCAGTGAAGGCGATATTTTTGGTTATTATCAAGGCGCGAGCGCTTCTAAAGAAGCTCGGGCAGCAGCCTTCATGACCTTATATAAAAACCCTAAAGTCGATTTTTTATGGAGTGTTGGTGGTGGCGAATGGTTGATGGAAATGTTGCCTTATATCGACTTTGAAGACCTAAAAAAATACCCACCCAAATATGTGATGGGCTATTCCGATAATACCCATTTAACGATGTTGATGAATACCTTATTAGATACCGCTTCAATCTATGGTCAACACACCACTGAATTTGGTATGAATCCAATGGATGAATCTTTAAAACAAGCTTTAGAAGTCATCTCAGGAGAACGCTTAACCCAATCGAGTTTTCCATTATATGAAGGTAAAGGTGCAGAACAACCAGACCCATTGGGTGGTTATGTTCTCTCTGAACCTACACGATGGGTTAACTTAAGGGGTGAATCTGAAATCCGCTTAGCAGGGCGATTCATCGGTGGTTGTTTAGATGTATTTATATCGCATTTAGGCACACCGTTAGACCACATTAGTTCTTTTATCGAACAATATAAAGATGAAGGGATTGTTTGGTTCATGGAGGCTTGCGACCTAAACTTATTTGGTTTAAAAAGAGCCCTATGGCAACTGAAACAGGCGGGGTGGTTTAAGTACACCAAAGGCTTCATTTTTGGTAGACATCTAAATGCGTCACCTGTCATTGATTTAGACCAATACCAAACCACATTGGATATTTTAGGGGACTTGAATGTCCCAATCATCATGGATGCTGATTTCGGTCATATCCCACCAACCTTTACATTGATTAGTGGCGCTTTTGTCGAGATCGAATCCAAAGATGGCAAAGGTACCATAAAAACGATCATAAAGTAA
- the sufB gene encoding Fe-S cluster assembly protein SufB produces the protein MDDNKKKIDAIIGDYKFGFKTENTPVIRTKKGLSEPVVRAISEYKNEPEWMLDFRLKSYQKFLELKNPKWGPDLSGIDFDEFTYFIRASEKSENSWDDVPSEIKDTFEKLGIPEAERKFLAGVSTQFESEVVYHSTMAELEAEGVIFTDTDTALREHPELVKKFFGTVIPYSDNKYAALNSAVWSGGSFIYVPKGVKVKKPLQSYFRINSEQMGQFERTLILVDEGASVNYVEGCTAPVYTKDSLHAAIVEIVVMKGATCRYTTVQNWSNNVINLVTKRAFVYEDGHMEWIDGNIGSDVNMKYPSCVLLGERAKGTTISIAFAGKGQNQDTGAKMIHVAPNTTSSIISKSISRGGGTVNYRGKVDFGRRAKGAKAHVECDTIILDDFSFSDTIPTNIVRNSDVSLEHEATVSKISEDQLFYLMSRGLTEEEATEMIVMGFIEPFAKELPMEYAVELNQLIKLEMEGSIG, from the coding sequence ATGGATGACAATAAAAAGAAAATAGACGCCATCATTGGTGACTATAAGTTCGGTTTTAAAACCGAAAATACCCCGGTCATTAGAACGAAAAAAGGGCTAAGTGAACCGGTAGTTCGTGCCATCAGTGAATATAAAAATGAACCTGAATGGATGTTAGACTTTAGATTAAAGAGTTACCAAAAGTTCTTAGAATTAAAAAACCCTAAGTGGGGTCCAGACCTATCAGGCATCGATTTTGATGAGTTTACCTACTTCATTAGAGCGTCCGAAAAATCAGAGAATTCATGGGACGATGTTCCATCAGAAATTAAAGATACCTTTGAAAAACTAGGTATTCCTGAAGCTGAAAGAAAATTTTTAGCAGGTGTATCAACCCAATTTGAATCTGAGGTTGTATACCATTCAACCATGGCAGAATTAGAAGCTGAAGGTGTCATTTTTACCGATACCGATACCGCATTAAGAGAACACCCTGAATTGGTTAAAAAGTTCTTCGGAACTGTCATTCCTTATTCAGATAATAAATACGCCGCTTTAAATAGTGCTGTTTGGAGTGGTGGGTCATTCATCTACGTACCTAAAGGTGTGAAGGTGAAAAAACCACTACAATCCTACTTCCGTATCAACTCTGAACAAATGGGACAATTTGAACGTACCTTAATCCTCGTCGATGAAGGTGCTTCAGTCAACTATGTCGAAGGTTGTACAGCCCCTGTCTATACCAAAGACTCCCTACACGCAGCGATTGTAGAAATCGTTGTCATGAAAGGCGCAACCTGCCGTTATACCACCGTCCAAAACTGGTCGAATAACGTCATTAACTTAGTCACCAAACGTGCCTTCGTTTATGAAGATGGACACATGGAATGGATCGATGGTAACATCGGTTCAGACGTTAACATGAAATACCCATCTTGCGTATTGCTTGGGGAACGTGCTAAAGGCACCACCATCTCGATTGCGTTCGCAGGTAAAGGCCAAAATCAAGATACTGGTGCGAAGATGATTCACGTCGCACCAAACACCACTTCATCGATCATTTCCAAATCGATTTCTAGAGGTGGCGGTACTGTGAACTATCGTGGTAAAGTCGACTTTGGTAGACGTGCTAAAGGCGCGAAAGCCCATGTCGAATGCGATACCATCATTTTAGATGACTTCTCATTCTCAGATACCATCCCAACCAACATCGTTCGTAATTCAGATGTTTCATTAGAACACGAAGCAACCGTTTCTAAGATTTCAGAAGACCAATTATTCTATCTTATGAGTAGAGGTCTAACTGAAGAAGAAGCGACTGAAATGATTGTTATGGGTTTCATTGAACCATTCGCAAAAGAACTTCCAATGGAATATGCAGTAGAACTTAACCAGCTCATCAAGCTTGAAATGGAAGGTTCCATCGGATAA
- the sufU gene encoding Fe-S cluster assembly sulfur transfer protein SufU — protein sequence MSSQLENLYRQVIMDHYKNPYNKGLVQDPSYFTVHLHNPSCGDDMTVQLKETDGIITDIRHQGTGCSICCSSASVMSITLKNHTKAEGLSIIQAYYQMLTNEPYDPNILKGDALAYHGVAQFPARIKCATLAWKAAEQALLHNKEE from the coding sequence ATGAGTTCACAATTAGAAAATTTATATCGTCAAGTCATCATGGATCATTATAAAAATCCATACAACAAAGGCTTGGTACAAGACCCTTCCTATTTTACAGTTCATTTACACAACCCATCTTGTGGTGACGATATGACTGTACAGTTGAAGGAGACCGATGGCATCATCACCGACATTAGACATCAAGGGACTGGATGCAGTATTTGTTGTTCAAGTGCGAGTGTGATGAGCATTACGCTTAAGAATCATACCAAAGCAGAAGGGTTATCCATCATCCAAGCTTACTATCAAATGTTGACGAATGAACCATACGATCCAAATATTCTAAAAGGGGACGCTTTAGCATATCATGGTGTTGCACAATTTCCAGCCAGAATCAAATGTGCCACACTTGCATGGAAAGCAGCTGAACAAGCATTGCTTCACAACAAGGAGGAATAA
- a CDS encoding aminotransferase class V-fold PLP-dependent enzyme, giving the protein MLDVKQIRQQFPIYDHNPKLVYLDTAASSLKPKNVIDVVDHYYSKLGVNVHRGVYGLSYEATDLYEAARTTVARFLNAKFEEIVFTRGTTASLNLVASSYQKQLKPGDEIITSELEHHSSVLPWMQVAKNTGATLVYVPLNSEGRITVEAFKSVLTDNTKVVALTYVSNVMGYITPIKEIIDLAHQKSAIVVVDAAQAAPHMKIDVTALNADFLAFSGHKILGPTGIGVLYGKKHLLNKMEPTEFGGDMVDQVELSGATWKDTPYRFEAGTPIISGAIGLGRAIEFIESIGFDEIHAHVHALHQYTLEKLKSVEGITVYNPTSETGIITFNVDYVHPHDAASIFDQNQVCLRAGHHCAQLITKWLKQLATLRATFYIYNDYEDADRFVESVKEAVRFFKAF; this is encoded by the coding sequence ATGTTAGATGTCAAACAAATACGCCAACAATTCCCCATTTACGACCATAATCCTAAACTGGTATATTTAGATACAGCGGCCTCATCATTAAAACCAAAAAACGTCATCGATGTCGTTGATCACTATTATTCAAAATTAGGTGTCAATGTCCATCGTGGTGTATATGGGTTATCTTATGAAGCGACCGATTTGTATGAAGCAGCAAGAACCACGGTAGCACGCTTTTTAAATGCAAAATTTGAAGAAATCGTCTTTACCCGTGGTACCACAGCATCCCTTAATTTAGTCGCTTCTAGCTATCAAAAGCAATTAAAACCTGGGGATGAAATCATCACATCCGAATTAGAACACCATTCATCGGTTTTACCGTGGATGCAAGTTGCTAAAAACACAGGAGCAACCTTAGTATATGTCCCACTAAATTCAGAAGGACGTATTACCGTAGAAGCGTTTAAATCTGTGTTAACAGACAACACCAAAGTAGTTGCGTTAACGTATGTATCTAATGTGATGGGTTATATTACCCCCATCAAAGAAATCATCGATTTGGCACATCAAAAAAGTGCAATAGTTGTCGTGGATGCAGCTCAAGCTGCACCACACATGAAAATCGATGTCACCGCCTTAAATGCCGATTTTCTTGCCTTCTCTGGCCATAAGATTTTAGGGCCAACCGGCATCGGTGTCCTCTATGGGAAAAAACACTTACTTAACAAAATGGAACCAACCGAATTCGGTGGTGACATGGTCGACCAAGTCGAACTTTCAGGGGCAACCTGGAAGGATACCCCATACCGTTTTGAAGCAGGGACCCCCATCATTTCTGGCGCCATCGGTTTAGGTAGAGCCATCGAATTCATTGAATCGATTGGTTTTGATGAAATCCACGCACACGTGCACGCACTACATCAATATACATTAGAGAAGTTGAAATCTGTTGAAGGCATTACAGTTTACAACCCAACCTCTGAAACAGGCATCATTACATTCAATGTGGATTATGTTCATCCACACGACGCAGCCAGCATTTTCGACCAAAATCAAGTGTGCTTACGTGCAGGTCACCACTGTGCTCAACTCATTACCAAATGGTTGAAACAATTAGCAACCTTACGTGCGACATTCTATATCTATAATGATTATGAAGATGCCGATCGATTTGTAGAAAGCGTCAAAGAAGCGGTTCGTTTCTTTAAAGCGTTTTAA
- a CDS encoding SufD family Fe-S cluster assembly protein: MNQIVIKDHQVQGSLPKGITFDEQVLSIQRNQTFEDPIKITLKDDNNESLEIVVGESAEVKLILEIASADINPNTYNIKLTGKPNANVKYLLVCDLASKNANLQHYFVAEKDAQLDLIGGFVSNVINAKMNAKLVGQGANVKLRAVAISSTDNNQVIDIEIVHAAPNSTGTMHNIAIANSNGRVILNGVEKILKGMKQADAYQSLKGIIASDQAIIEVNPILLIDEYDVKAGHGATIGKLDENSVYYLMSRGLTRPDAERLMINGFLNPIISEIEDEPLKERFVSLVNQRL, from the coding sequence ATGAATCAAATCGTCATTAAAGATCATCAAGTTCAAGGCTCTTTACCCAAAGGGATTACATTTGATGAACAAGTATTGTCCATTCAAAGAAATCAAACATTCGAAGACCCAATCAAAATCACACTCAAAGACGATAACAATGAATCTTTAGAAATCGTGGTTGGAGAATCCGCAGAAGTGAAACTCATTTTAGAGATTGCGAGTGCAGATATCAATCCAAACACCTATAATATTAAACTTACAGGCAAACCAAATGCCAATGTCAAATATCTATTGGTTTGTGACCTAGCTAGCAAGAACGCAAACTTACAACATTATTTCGTTGCTGAAAAAGATGCACAACTCGATTTAATCGGTGGATTTGTGTCCAATGTCATCAACGCAAAAATGAATGCGAAATTGGTGGGACAAGGTGCGAACGTTAAACTCAGAGCAGTCGCCATCAGTTCAACGGACAATAATCAAGTCATCGACATCGAAATCGTGCATGCTGCACCAAATTCCACGGGTACCATGCACAACATCGCGATTGCAAACTCGAATGGCCGAGTCATCCTTAATGGGGTTGAAAAAATCCTTAAAGGAATGAAACAAGCCGACGCTTATCAAAGTTTAAAAGGTATTATTGCAAGTGACCAAGCCATCATTGAAGTAAATCCAATCTTATTGATTGATGAATATGACGTCAAAGCTGGACATGGGGCAACCATCGGTAAATTGGATGAAAATAGCGTTTATTATTTGATGAGCAGAGGATTAACTCGTCCAGATGCTGAACGCTTAATGATCAATGGATTTTTAAATCCAATCATCTCCGAAATCGAAGATGAACCACTCAAAGAACGATTTGTTTCTTTGGTCAATCAAAGACTATAA
- the sufC gene encoding Fe-S cluster assembly ATPase SufC, giving the protein MSTLTINNLHVSIEDKQILKGVNLIVKSGEVHAIMGPNGTGKSTLASALMGHPKYEVTEGEVYLDDENLLELEVDERARAGLFLAMQYPAEVPGVTNSDFMRSALKAKNDGQPIPLFDFIGKYEKAAKELKMREDLPHRYLNEGFSGGEKKRNEILQLKMLKPKFAVLDEIDSGLDIDALRVVGENVNGMVNDQFGCILITHYQRILDHIKPTNVHIMIDGKIVLSGGQELIEKIDQNGYEWVKEELGIDFVETDNE; this is encoded by the coding sequence ATGTCAACACTAACAATTAATAACTTACATGTCTCAATTGAAGACAAACAAATCCTAAAAGGAGTCAATCTAATAGTCAAAAGTGGCGAAGTTCACGCCATTATGGGACCGAACGGAACAGGTAAATCCACACTTGCAAGTGCATTGATGGGACATCCTAAATACGAAGTTACTGAAGGTGAAGTTTATTTAGACGACGAAAACCTACTAGAACTCGAAGTCGATGAAAGAGCAAGAGCAGGTTTATTCCTTGCGATGCAATACCCTGCAGAAGTACCTGGTGTTACCAACAGTGATTTCATGCGTTCTGCATTGAAAGCGAAGAACGATGGTCAACCAATTCCTTTATTTGATTTCATTGGCAAATATGAAAAAGCGGCTAAAGAATTAAAAATGCGTGAAGATCTACCACACAGATATTTAAATGAAGGTTTCTCTGGTGGTGAAAAGAAACGCAATGAAATTCTTCAACTAAAGATGTTAAAACCTAAATTTGCAGTCCTTGATGAAATCGACTCAGGTCTAGACATCGATGCATTGAGAGTTGTCGGTGAAAACGTCAATGGTATGGTCAATGACCAATTCGGTTGTATTTTAATTACACACTACCAAAGAATTTTAGATCACATCAAACCTACGAATGTTCATATCATGATTGATGGTAAGATTGTGCTTAGTGGTGGTCAAGAATTGATTGAAAAGATTGACCAAAATGGTTACGAATGGGTGAAAGAAGAATTGGGTATCGATTTTGTAGAAACGGACAACGAATAG
- a CDS encoding winged helix-turn-helix transcriptional regulator, producing MGNILLISDRPKPYDDLIAQFRRNDFQVVSKKYAAATQKKTAEQIFDFVLYEIKPTFEANVQYLSPIVRTGTVPIYVIGDVSESDEIAYYKLGVQGVIRIPFNPILIAERICSIIKLLEKTSRVIRKVKIGSVEIDLHNRYVKKHDEYVKLTNVEARILRILFNNKNHIVEKDAIIHYAWDDDESATDNALSIHITRLRNKIEFDKQKPLIDTIWGTGYRLNYNIPE from the coding sequence ATGGGTAACATTTTATTGATTTCGGATCGTCCTAAGCCCTATGACGATCTTATTGCACAGTTTAGAAGAAATGATTTTCAAGTAGTATCAAAGAAGTATGCAGCCGCAACTCAGAAAAAGACTGCAGAACAGATTTTCGATTTCGTTTTATACGAAATCAAACCTACCTTTGAAGCGAATGTGCAGTACTTATCACCCATCGTGAGAACTGGTACTGTACCCATTTATGTCATTGGTGATGTCAGTGAATCCGATGAAATTGCCTATTACAAACTAGGCGTTCAAGGGGTCATCCGGATTCCATTTAATCCAATTCTTATCGCTGAACGTATTTGCTCTATCATTAAGTTGTTGGAAAAGACCAGTCGGGTCATTCGTAAGGTGAAAATTGGTTCGGTTGAAATCGATTTACACAATCGTTATGTTAAAAAACATGATGAATATGTTAAATTGACCAATGTTGAGGCGAGAATATTACGCATTTTATTCAATAATAAAAACCATATTGTTGAAAAGGATGCCATCATTCACTATGCTTGGGATGATGATGAATCCGCTACAGACAATGCATTAAGCATTCATATTACACGCTTGAGAAATAAGATTGAATTTGATAAACAAAAACCACTGATCGATACGATTTGGGGTACTGGATATCGTTTGAACTACAATATCCCGGAATAA
- a CDS encoding DUF3899 domain-containing protein, translated as MNKVRLVILFTILNVFALILHLWIMGSTFTISSLSDVLFVVGIITFLPSIVAMTKAYVVFQGFSYAMKSLFARNFKTQYPNFKDYQSVKEDDVKTTFFIELLIASGIVMVIGIILAVI; from the coding sequence ATGAATAAGGTTCGATTGGTTATTCTGTTTACCATTCTAAATGTGTTTGCCCTAATCCTCCACTTGTGGATTATGGGCAGCACATTTACCATTTCATCCCTCAGTGATGTGCTCTTCGTTGTGGGAATTATTACATTTTTACCATCCATTGTTGCGATGACAAAAGCTTATGTGGTCTTTCAAGGATTTAGCTATGCAATGAAGTCATTATTTGCAAGAAACTTCAAAACACAGTATCCAAACTTCAAAGACTATCAATCGGTTAAAGAAGACGATGTTAAAACAACGTTTTTCATTGAATTATTGATTGCGTCGGGCATCGTCATGGTGATTGGTATTATTTTGGCGGTGATTTAA
- a CDS encoding ABC transporter ATP-binding protein, whose product MTKADKREKIVAYKAKSKALLADLKSQVPDVKRRYLAAKATAKVQIKKEIVEVNQEKQKAVSNLNAEIAKKVSALKDAQGNEAQQKRINQEIRELRVELSNLNEAFRRRFKVTQKEAYERAIQIMREVNIPDPEKRFNQYPFQFSGGMRQRIVIAIALTANPKLLICDEPTTALDVTIQEQILNQIKDIKKERDLSVIFITHDLGVVANMADRVAVMYAGKIVEYGTADEIFYNPKHPYTWALLSSVPDLDTKDKLVSIPGTPPDMLFPPKGDAFAERNKYALKIDFEEQPPFFKVSDTHYAATWLLHPDAPKIPTPPIIQQRIERYTKTTAAKLAETETKTKTVEGE is encoded by the coding sequence ATGACAAAAGCCGATAAGCGAGAAAAAATTGTCGCTTACAAAGCGAAATCAAAAGCATTGCTCGCTGATTTGAAGTCACAAGTTCCTGATGTAAAACGTCGTTATTTGGCTGCAAAAGCAACCGCTAAAGTTCAAATCAAGAAAGAAATTGTTGAAGTAAATCAAGAAAAACAAAAAGCAGTTTCTAATTTGAATGCTGAAATCGCGAAGAAAGTGTCTGCATTAAAGGACGCTCAAGGCAATGAAGCACAACAAAAGAGAATTAACCAAGAAATCAGAGAACTTCGTGTTGAATTAAGCAACTTAAATGAAGCTTTCAGAAGACGTTTTAAAGTCACTCAAAAAGAAGCTTATGAACGTGCTATCCAAATCATGAGAGAAGTTAACATTCCAGATCCTGAAAAACGTTTCAATCAATATCCTTTCCAATTCTCTGGTGGGATGAGACAAAGAATCGTTATCGCAATTGCGTTAACCGCAAACCCTAAACTCTTGATTTGTGATGAGCCGACCACAGCGCTAGACGTGACCATTCAAGAACAAATCTTAAACCAAATTAAAGATATTAAGAAAGAAAGAGACCTTTCGGTTATCTTTATTACCCATGACCTTGGTGTCGTAGCGAACATGGCTGACCGTGTTGCAGTTATGTATGCAGGTAAGATTGTTGAATACGGTACAGCCGATGAAATATTCTATAATCCAAAACACCCTTATACATGGGCCTTACTATCCTCAGTACCGGATTTAGATACTAAAGACAAATTGGTTTCGATTCCAGGTACTCCACCAGACATGTTATTCCCACCTAAAGGGGATGCATTCGCTGAACGTAACAAATATGCTTTAAAAATCGATTTTGAAGAACAACCACCGTTCTTTAAAGTATCCGATACGCACTATGCTGCTACATGGTTGCTACATCCAGATGCACCGAAGATTCCAACACCACCAATCATTCAACAACGCATCGAACGTTATACCAAAACAACCGCGGCAAAATTAGCGGAAACAGAAACCAAAACTAAGACAGTAGAGGGTGAATAA
- a CDS encoding ABC transporter permease codes for MEKQYDPSYFQLVQENEKLMDKKLRTKQLSYFQDAMLRFTKNKYNVTATIILLIMILMSIFVPMITPKYLYSQTNAGIMTLPPRIPILELIGITDGTKLYKNQPVQVNTIEIDEDGKASGTPEGFDMEYIKPGSIKYSYTIGTEVDEKYVGGTNTLYVNYDRIGYSVASNTLFTYTNAHEIVLDIESITEGATLKVYLSQWNTSSFSRTWDQLELLGTVTSEGIHRFDPMDGVSSGTARFIVLKLELPEKSVDGSENVVFNSVQIQNKADETVLQDYTGYTLATFVFYTHGQGIENGRFVRKDAKMLVAEFVYDVYGAIFADKPATIGRVEYERILSENPGMEDTIEMDENDPRAWTFGSGYPLSAVTGYEDFTVPGTGLQFRNYFVMKDGAYAVGFEDTPYFLFGTDEFGRDLFTLIWLGLRTSLLLGFMAAAVNIVVGIIWGSTSAYYGGQVDILMERFVDIWGSFPQITMIGIITVLIGPGFTALFIFMIYDGWIGAAGITRIQFYRYKGREYVLAARTLGASDRRIIFKHILPNALGTIVTRVVLSIPSVIFLEVNLSFLGFGIGNGQTLAIGPIELTGTSIGVILNDGQQQIMAGNTWLVIFPTLVVATLMISFNMFGNALRDALNPQLRGSE; via the coding sequence ATGGAAAAACAGTATGATCCGAGTTATTTCCAACTGGTCCAAGAAAATGAAAAATTAATGGACAAAAAGTTGCGTACAAAGCAACTCAGTTATTTCCAAGATGCGATGCTTCGTTTTACTAAGAATAAGTATAACGTGACCGCAACCATTATCTTGCTCATCATGATTTTGATGTCCATCTTCGTTCCAATGATTACACCTAAATATTTATATAGTCAAACCAATGCAGGTATCATGACCTTGCCGCCAAGAATTCCTATTTTGGAACTCATTGGTATTACCGATGGGACCAAACTATATAAGAACCAACCTGTCCAAGTCAATACCATTGAAATTGATGAAGATGGTAAGGCTTCGGGTACACCTGAAGGTTTTGATATGGAATATATCAAACCAGGATCCATCAAATACAGTTATACCATTGGTACTGAAGTTGACGAAAAGTATGTCGGCGGAACTAATACCTTATATGTAAACTACGATAGAATCGGTTACTCCGTAGCATCGAATACATTATTTACATACACCAATGCGCATGAAATCGTATTGGATATTGAAAGCATCACTGAAGGCGCAACCCTAAAAGTGTATCTTTCACAATGGAATACCAGCAGTTTCTCCAGAACTTGGGATCAACTTGAATTATTGGGTACAGTCACCAGTGAAGGAATCCACCGTTTTGACCCAATGGATGGTGTCAGCAGTGGTACTGCTAGATTCATTGTACTAAAACTTGAACTACCTGAAAAATCTGTAGATGGTAGTGAAAATGTCGTATTTAATTCTGTCCAAATTCAAAACAAGGCAGATGAAACAGTTTTACAAGATTATACAGGTTACACTTTAGCAACATTCGTATTCTATACTCATGGTCAAGGTATTGAAAATGGGCGCTTCGTCAGAAAAGATGCGAAAATGTTGGTAGCAGAATTCGTTTATGACGTTTATGGCGCTATTTTCGCTGATAAACCTGCCACCATTGGTAGAGTAGAATATGAACGTATTTTATCGGAAAACCCAGGCATGGAAGACACCATCGAAATGGATGAAAATGATCCAAGAGCATGGACTTTCGGATCCGGTTATCCACTATCGGCTGTCACCGGTTATGAAGACTTTACCGTTCCTGGTACAGGCTTACAATTCAGAAATTATTTCGTTATGAAAGACGGCGCATACGCAGTCGGCTTTGAAGATACACCGTATTTCTTATTCGGTACCGATGAATTTGGTAGAGACTTATTTACCCTTATTTGGTTAGGTTTAAGAACATCCCTATTACTTGGTTTCATGGCAGCAGCTGTTAACATCGTTGTAGGTATCATCTGGGGTTCTACCTCCGCTTATTATGGTGGTCAAGTAGATATCTTGATGGAAAGATTTGTCGATATTTGGGGTAGTTTCCCTCAAATTACGATGATTGGTATTATTACAGTCCTCATTGGACCGGGGTTCACAGCGCTCTTCATATTCATGATTTATGATGGATGGATCGGAGCTGCCGGTATTACCCGTATCCAATTCTATCGATACAAAGGCCGTGAATATGTCCTCGCTGCTAGAACACTAGGTGCATCCGACCGCCGTATCATCTTTAAACACATCTTACCTAACGCATTAGGTACTATTGTCACCAGAGTTGTCTTAAGTATTCCATCGGTTATCTTCCTTGAAGTTAACTTATCCTTCTTAGGTTTCGGTATTGGTAATGGTCAAACCTTAGCCATCGGACCTATCGAATTAACAGGTACCTCCATTGGGGTCATCTTAAACGATGGTCAACAACAAATCATGGCTGGTAACACTTGGTTGGTTATTTTCCCAACATTGGTTGTTGCTACACTGATGATTTCTTTCAATATGTTCGGTAATGCTTTACGTGACGCCTTGAATCCACAATTGAGAGGTAGCGAATAA